From the Thermovirga lienii DSM 17291 genome, one window contains:
- a CDS encoding protein of unknown function UPF0027 (PFAM: Uncharacterized protein family UPF0027~COGs: COG1690 conserved hypothetical protein~InterPro IPR001233~KEGG: glo:Glov_0158 protein of unknown function UPF0027~PFAM: protein of unknown function UPF0027~SPTR: Putative uncharacterized protein) gives MADVLIHAKKVDEITMKQIEAISHHPVVKGLVAIMPDCHAGAGCVIGFTGKFVGGVIPNVVGVDIGCGVSAVCLNGIKRDDVNFGDLDRYIRAKIPLGMKHHKDKNALAIMRREYPALYEEMISLSEKAETDFYGGKMGKKTKIPPWSQYGTLGGGNHFIEIDHDPQTKELYLVVHTGSRHFGYDVANFFQREAKKFCRKRSEHLPSGLEYLPLDEGGAEYMKWLVVAQRYAELNRFTILAIILRYWGEMLREDRLIQSVHNYISQKDGIVRKGAISAHKGEKVIIPLNMAEGVVIGLGKGNELFNYSAPHGAGRAYGRKEMKRMLERGQITLETFRKSMEGVFSTSISKDTIDEAPMAYKNWEDIQEELQETVDIEKILKPVYNLKAPE, from the coding sequence ATGGCAGATGTGTTGATTCATGCCAAAAAAGTTGACGAAATTACAATGAAACAAATAGAAGCCATAAGCCACCACCCCGTAGTGAAGGGGTTGGTGGCTATTATGCCTGATTGTCACGCAGGAGCGGGATGTGTAATAGGTTTCACTGGTAAGTTCGTAGGTGGGGTCATCCCCAACGTGGTTGGAGTGGATATTGGGTGCGGCGTTTCTGCGGTGTGCCTAAATGGGATTAAAAGAGATGATGTGAATTTCGGAGATCTTGACAGATACATAAGGGCAAAGATTCCTCTTGGGATGAAGCATCATAAGGACAAAAACGCTCTTGCCATTATGCGTAGAGAGTACCCTGCTCTCTACGAAGAGATGATAAGTTTGTCTGAAAAAGCGGAAACTGACTTTTATGGCGGCAAGATGGGGAAGAAAACCAAGATTCCCCCGTGGTCCCAATATGGTACCTTGGGGGGAGGTAACCACTTTATAGAGATAGACCATGATCCTCAAACAAAAGAGTTGTACCTAGTGGTACATACAGGAAGCAGGCACTTTGGTTACGATGTGGCCAATTTCTTCCAAAGAGAAGCCAAAAAGTTCTGTAGGAAAAGGTCAGAGCATTTGCCCTCCGGCTTGGAGTATTTGCCTTTGGACGAGGGCGGAGCGGAATACATGAAGTGGCTTGTCGTGGCGCAAAGGTATGCGGAATTGAATCGCTTTACCATCTTGGCGATCATTTTGAGATACTGGGGTGAGATGTTACGCGAAGATAGACTAATTCAAAGCGTCCATAATTACATAAGCCAAAAAGACGGAATAGTAAGGAAGGGCGCCATTTCTGCTCATAAGGGTGAAAAGGTCATAATTCCTCTTAACATGGCAGAGGGTGTAGTGATCGGCTTGGGTAAGGGTAACGAATTGTTTAATTATTCTGCCCCCCATGGTGCAGGTCGGGCTTATGGCCGAAAAGAGATGAAAAGGATGCTTGAAAGGGGTCAGATAACCCTGGAAACTTTTAGGAAGAGCATGGAGGGAGTTTTTTCGACCTCAATAAGTAAAGACACAATCGATGAGGCTCCCATGGCATATAAAAATTGGGAGGACATACAGGAGGAGCTTCAAGAAACTGTCGATATAGAAAAAATATTGAAACCTGTTTACAACCTCAAAGCTCCTGAGTAG
- a CDS encoding adenosylmethionine decarboxylase proenzyme (PFAM: S-adenosylmethionine decarboxylase~TIGRFAM: S-adenosylmethionine decarboxylase proenzyme, Bacillus form~COGs: COG1586 S-adenosylmethionine decarboxylase~InterPro IPR003826: IPR017716~KEGG: aco:Amico_0568 S-adenosylmethionine decarboxylase proenzyme~PFAM: S-adenosylmethionine decarboxylase related~SPTR: S-adenosylmethionine decarboxylase proenzyme;~TIGRFAM: S-adenosylmethionine decarboxylase proenzyme), with product MDPKGVHFIVEASGCSPVIGEVDRMQEILVESARRANAQIWAVSFHRFPPNGVSGVVVISESHLSVHTWPEVGYVALDIYTCGSESLPEKAVDYVLEMVEAKHTHVTEITRGLEDNGDHEFYHSLITWEEVLKEDK from the coding sequence TTGGACCCTAAGGGAGTTCATTTCATAGTTGAGGCCTCAGGCTGTTCTCCTGTGATAGGAGAAGTAGATAGGATGCAGGAAATACTAGTTGAGTCTGCCAGGAGAGCCAATGCTCAGATATGGGCTGTGTCTTTCCACCGTTTTCCGCCGAATGGAGTTAGTGGAGTTGTGGTTATTAGTGAGTCTCATCTCTCTGTTCATACATGGCCCGAAGTGGGTTACGTAGCGTTGGATATCTATACCTGTGGTTCGGAAAGTCTTCCGGAGAAGGCCGTGGATTATGTGCTCGAGATGGTGGAAGCCAAGCATACTCATGTGACGGAGATAACTAGAGGTTTGGAGGACAACGGAGACCATGAATTTTACCATTCCCTTATAACATGGGAGGAAGTTCTGAAAGAAGATAAATAA
- a CDS encoding Integrase catalytic region (PFAM: Integrase core domain~InterPro IPR001584~KEGG: adg:Adeg_0459 integrase catalytic region~PFAM: Integrase catalytic region~SPTR: Integrase catalytic region) yields the protein MTSLYQRLKESGNPKAPMEVICDLIEKGKTAKEIANIMGITERWVRTLMKRKKDGLSAKELLHKKGPRSPHPKRTKPHIEALVIETQQKTNMGPRRLARELKRTLNLNISSYTIRNILRRNNVKTKKVRSRNGNKRYYANLNHWEALQYFQIDSKHIADAKTLPPKAYAALFKYRLPKYQFTAIDIKTRMRILCFSDECSFANGFSFILYIAFLMRALGIRHRMFFQTDNGSEFGGSEESRKRKILQEKFLEPLGVTLLSIPKGEKEAQGFVERSHRTDDEEFYIPALPHITSRKVFMTSAASWVKYYNQKRSHGGRDMNGKTPKEKIFELSLVSSKAATSIPPILLDKVNTFILKMVGAQNISWDSHHLLQLIKRKQFVAPYKCFR from the coding sequence ATGACTTCATTATACCAGCGACTAAAGGAATCAGGGAATCCCAAAGCCCCTATGGAAGTTATATGCGACTTGATAGAAAAAGGTAAAACAGCCAAAGAAATAGCTAACATCATGGGAATTACTGAAAGATGGGTTAGAACATTGATGAAACGGAAAAAAGATGGCCTATCTGCCAAAGAATTATTGCACAAAAAAGGTCCCAGATCCCCTCATCCAAAAAGAACTAAACCTCACATCGAAGCTTTGGTTATTGAAACTCAACAGAAAACCAACATGGGTCCTAGAAGACTTGCAAGAGAGCTGAAAAGAACCCTCAATCTGAATATATCTTCCTACACCATCAGAAACATCTTACGCAGAAACAACGTTAAAACTAAAAAAGTACGTTCTAGAAACGGAAATAAACGCTACTATGCCAACCTAAACCACTGGGAAGCCCTACAATACTTCCAGATCGATTCAAAACATATAGCAGACGCAAAGACTCTCCCACCAAAAGCATATGCTGCCCTGTTTAAATACAGGCTTCCCAAATACCAATTTACCGCTATCGATATCAAAACAAGAATGAGAATCTTATGCTTCTCCGATGAATGCTCTTTCGCAAATGGCTTCTCCTTCATACTTTACATCGCCTTCCTCATGCGGGCTTTGGGCATCAGACATAGAATGTTCTTCCAAACTGACAACGGGAGCGAATTCGGCGGATCTGAAGAAAGCAGAAAAAGAAAAATATTGCAGGAAAAATTCCTAGAACCCTTAGGCGTTACTCTCCTCTCCATACCAAAAGGAGAAAAAGAAGCCCAAGGTTTTGTGGAACGAAGTCATCGCACCGATGATGAGGAATTCTACATACCTGCACTACCTCACATAACATCCCGAAAGGTCTTTATGACTTCTGCCGCAAGCTGGGTAAAATATTACAATCAAAAACGATCTCATGGAGGCAGAGATATGAACGGGAAAACTCCAAAGGAAAAAATATTTGAACTCTCACTAGTCAGTTCTAAAGCCGCTACTTCCATACCCCCTATACTCTTGGACAAAGTAAACACCTTTATACTAAAAATGGTGGGAGCTCAAAACATCTCCTGGGACTCCCACCATCTCCTTCAACTAATTAAACGGAAGCAATTTGTGGCCCCTTACAAATGTTTCAGGTAA
- a CDS encoding ketose-bisphosphate aldolase class-II (PFAM: Fructose-bisphosphate aldolase class-II~COGs: COG0191 Fructose/tagatose bisphosphate aldolase~InterPro IPR000771~KEGG: aco:Amico_0571 ketose-bisphosphate aldolase class-II~PFAM: ketose-bisphosphate aldolase class-II~SPTR: Ketose-bisphosphate aldolase family protein) translates to MSAGVFFVIKIESAGYKELLSKRPLNVQAVYSNEPVALVSGRDIAEAAKRKGAIVLAANVRNPLTIKGVLKAAKKKRAAVLLELAKSEATYCGCTFENVPDFAVQYSAELGHGVVFGLHVDHYGIKSKEDLLKAISHLGRIVEKGWTSVAVDASHNPDWENFCYTRDVAMSVPPYLGLEVEVGEIKGPGELTTVEEALFLVGGLNAWGIFPDYLAISNGSKHGTYDTTKGEREGINLERTKEVADAISQFGVSIAQHGISGTPLDKVSLFPKYGINKGNVGTLWQNIVFGLVMDPETGNAITENGEFVKDPNRGIPQDLWQEIVKWADSQGYSRNDGNYKKANKPFHDAIMSLPEKVKESIVEETAEWAERFIDCFNCEGTAELVLEIMSERQDHNCAPYRKVLSHRSDYTQEKAPNRRKLEGKDYSD, encoded by the coding sequence ATGTCTGCGGGGGTGTTTTTTGTGATTAAGATAGAGTCAGCCGGATATAAAGAGCTCTTGAGCAAGAGGCCTTTAAATGTTCAGGCTGTATATTCAAATGAACCAGTTGCTTTGGTCAGTGGCAGAGACATAGCGGAAGCAGCGAAGCGGAAAGGCGCCATAGTACTTGCGGCTAACGTAAGAAACCCCCTTACCATAAAAGGGGTTTTGAAAGCAGCTAAGAAAAAACGAGCTGCCGTTTTGTTGGAACTAGCCAAATCAGAGGCAACCTACTGTGGTTGCACTTTTGAGAACGTTCCTGATTTTGCCGTTCAGTATTCCGCAGAGCTTGGACATGGGGTTGTATTTGGTCTGCACGTGGACCACTACGGAATTAAATCAAAGGAAGACCTTTTAAAAGCTATTTCCCATCTAGGCCGTATTGTGGAAAAGGGGTGGACTTCTGTCGCAGTTGACGCTTCCCATAACCCAGACTGGGAGAATTTTTGCTACACCCGAGATGTGGCAATGTCTGTACCTCCATATTTGGGCCTTGAAGTAGAAGTGGGAGAAATCAAGGGCCCAGGAGAATTGACCACGGTCGAGGAAGCCCTTTTCCTGGTTGGGGGGCTTAACGCCTGGGGAATATTCCCAGATTATCTAGCCATATCCAATGGCAGCAAACACGGCACATACGATACAACTAAGGGAGAAAGGGAAGGAATAAATCTTGAAAGGACAAAAGAGGTAGCAGATGCTATATCCCAATTTGGTGTTTCCATAGCTCAACATGGCATATCTGGTACTCCATTGGATAAAGTGTCCTTGTTCCCCAAGTACGGTATAAACAAGGGTAATGTAGGGACCCTTTGGCAAAACATAGTCTTTGGCCTTGTGATGGACCCAGAAACAGGTAACGCAATCACAGAAAACGGTGAGTTCGTCAAAGATCCAAACAGGGGAATACCTCAAGACCTGTGGCAGGAGATTGTAAAATGGGCTGATTCTCAAGGGTACTCTCGAAACGATGGCAACTACAAAAAAGCCAATAAGCCCTTCCATGATGCCATAATGTCCTTGCCTGAAAAGGTAAAAGAATCCATCGTGGAGGAAACTGCCGAGTGGGCTGAAAGGTTTATAGATTGCTTTAATTGCGAAGGAACAGCAGAACTGGTCCTTGAAATAATGTCGGAGAGGCAAGATCATAATTGCGCTCCCTACAGGAAGGTGCTGTCTCATCGAAGTGATTACACACAGGAGAAAGCTCCTAACAGAAGAAAACTAGAAGGAAAGGATTATTCCGATTAA
- a CDS encoding S-layer domain-containing protein (PFAM: Predicted periplasmic protein (DUF2233)~COGs: COG4632 Exopolysaccharide biosynthesis protein related to N-acetylglucosamine-1-phosphodiester alpha-N-acetylglucosaminidase~InterPro IPR001119~KEGG: aco:Amico_0567 sporulation domain protein~PFAM: S-layer domain-containing protein~SPTR: Sporulation domain protein): protein MIRQVRILRKSFLSFTTIMMILLTALFCDMAAAVAVTRGELVHEIIKTLEIPYWEGEKYFVDIPPEHPAKAAAETALALGIILPNETFYPDLEATNAEALFFALRAMGLRHEAQIIEKLTPTENSLNIPDYIFPYYLIAEDITPEAPKDILSRPKDTLTQETLHQLMQWLRDCKAGLVWEKTFQGEKSSLTLHRENIGTPPTGWIISAEGQFNSLNLEDLKASFSSQKLQVSSETTAMGKRITVGPFIHFAKAWKTAGKITRILNKEAKIETYKTQESQALFWAAVRFLPQETSPKIITAGEIAGKRLPISWIAQNTGAECAINGGFFNKTKIIGSLIVRGIPISNPYGSRSAIGWDVKGNFHFSRGDFKAKATIEDIDIPIDSFNEMKDHHQVALFTPHLWYYATPIPDDAMEFVVRKGKITEEKYSHLSNHLVPKDGYLLVARGRFASILRQIAKPADIDIKVQMADEIMKDVSYLLQAGPMILKDGTFCANNEGFSANTILERHPRTIVGYDGVNLYWLIIDGRDPWHSRGTTLKEAALIARELGCHSALNLDGGGSSALWWQGNIINKPSGNIERPVPYALIF from the coding sequence ATGATAAGGCAGGTACGTATATTGAGAAAATCTTTCCTTAGCTTTACCACCATCATGATGATACTTCTGACTGCTCTCTTCTGTGATATGGCGGCAGCCGTTGCTGTAACCAGGGGAGAGTTGGTACACGAAATAATCAAAACCCTTGAGATCCCCTACTGGGAGGGTGAAAAGTACTTCGTTGACATACCGCCCGAGCACCCAGCCAAGGCTGCTGCTGAGACAGCCTTGGCGCTTGGCATAATACTCCCGAACGAAACGTTCTACCCTGATCTGGAAGCCACCAACGCAGAAGCTCTGTTCTTTGCACTGAGGGCCATGGGCCTTAGACATGAAGCACAAATAATAGAGAAACTGACACCAACAGAAAACTCCCTTAACATACCAGACTACATATTTCCATATTATTTGATCGCCGAAGACATAACTCCAGAAGCACCCAAGGACATCCTATCGAGGCCGAAGGATACTTTGACGCAAGAAACCCTACACCAACTAATGCAATGGCTAAGAGATTGCAAGGCCGGTTTGGTTTGGGAGAAAACCTTTCAAGGGGAAAAATCAAGCCTCACATTACACAGGGAGAACATCGGAACTCCTCCCACAGGCTGGATAATTTCGGCGGAGGGGCAGTTCAACTCATTGAACCTGGAAGATCTAAAAGCCAGTTTTTCATCCCAAAAACTTCAAGTCTCCTCCGAAACCACCGCCATGGGGAAAAGAATAACCGTTGGCCCATTCATCCACTTCGCCAAAGCATGGAAAACTGCAGGAAAGATAACTCGGATTTTGAACAAAGAAGCAAAAATTGAAACCTACAAAACCCAGGAGTCACAAGCTCTGTTTTGGGCAGCTGTAAGGTTCTTGCCGCAAGAAACTTCGCCAAAGATCATCACCGCTGGTGAGATAGCCGGGAAAAGGCTTCCTATATCGTGGATAGCACAGAACACCGGCGCAGAATGTGCCATAAATGGGGGATTTTTCAATAAAACTAAGATAATAGGAAGCCTAATCGTAAGAGGGATACCGATAAGTAACCCCTACGGTAGCCGCTCAGCCATAGGCTGGGACGTTAAAGGAAACTTCCACTTTTCAAGAGGTGATTTCAAGGCAAAGGCAACCATAGAGGACATCGACATTCCGATAGACTCCTTCAACGAAATGAAGGACCATCATCAGGTTGCCCTATTTACCCCACATCTATGGTATTACGCAACGCCCATACCTGATGACGCCATGGAGTTTGTGGTAAGGAAAGGAAAAATAACAGAGGAGAAATACAGCCACCTTTCAAATCATCTGGTGCCCAAAGATGGCTACTTATTGGTTGCAAGAGGAAGGTTCGCTTCAATATTAAGGCAGATTGCCAAGCCTGCCGACATAGACATAAAAGTTCAAATGGCCGATGAAATCATGAAAGATGTCTCTTACCTCCTGCAAGCAGGCCCCATGATACTGAAAGATGGCACCTTTTGTGCTAACAACGAGGGGTTTAGTGCCAACACCATTTTGGAAAGACACCCAAGAACCATAGTAGGTTACGATGGAGTAAACCTCTATTGGTTAATAATTGATGGAAGAGACCCCTGGCACAGCAGGGGAACCACATTAAAGGAAGCTGCCTTAATAGCAAGGGAACTGGGTTGCCACAGCGCGCTGAACCTTGACGGCGGAGGATCTTCCGCCCTGTGGTGGCAAGGAAATATAATAAACAAACCCTCTGGAAATATCGAAAGACCTGTTCCCTACGCGTTGATCTTTTGA
- a CDS encoding RNA-metabolising metallo-beta-lactamase (PFAM: Metallo-beta-lactamase superfamily; RNA-metabolising metallo-beta-lactamase~TIGRFAM: conserved hypothetical protein~COGs: COG0595 hydrolase of the metallo-beta-lactamase superfamily~InterPro IPR001587: IPR011108~KEGG: aco:Amico_1467 beta-lactamase domain protein~PFAM: RNA-metabolising metallo-beta-lactamase~SPTR: Beta-lactamase domain protein), translated as MAKKIGRGKKRRRTARDGELLFVPLGGLGQIGRNMFALEYEDEMMVVDCGLMFPDDEMLGIDFVIPDASYLFERKEKIKGLILTHGHEDHIGALPFILPKLDVPIYGTKLTLGMVANKFLDVAPDYPLQMNEFKAGDVFKLGKNFKVKTISVCHSIPDGVGLAIETPVGTVVHTGDFKLDPTPVDGKETDYAAFAELGKKGVLLMLSDSTNVERSGFTPSERVIGSTLERLFRQYRNKRIVIAAFASNLHRAQLVFNAAAAFNRKVALVGRSMIQNVRLARELGYITAEDDLFVKAEDIEKMPAKKMVVFTTGSQGEPFSGLVLMSKGEHRHITLNSKDVVAVFASPIPGNEKLVSRTINQLFSCGCDVVYDKDQQVHVSGHASREELKMMLSLVKPRYFVPVHGEYRHLVRHANVAQEMGIPKKNIFLMQNGDILRITAHKASLKKAAAPAEGVLVDGMAIGEMQGSLLKERKDLSEEGVMVVSVVLDYKGRLLADPVIETMGFIHIKDAVVLREELLKVIKIALERARGKRPGDKDYLSSILKSRIKESLKRLGVAARSSPVILPLISVVER; from the coding sequence ATGGCGAAAAAAATCGGTAGGGGCAAAAAGAGGCGAAGGACCGCAAGGGATGGAGAGCTCCTTTTTGTCCCATTGGGAGGTCTTGGCCAAATAGGCCGCAACATGTTCGCCCTGGAGTATGAGGATGAGATGATGGTAGTAGATTGCGGTTTGATGTTCCCTGATGATGAGATGCTGGGGATAGATTTTGTCATTCCTGATGCCTCATACTTATTTGAACGGAAGGAAAAGATAAAAGGTCTCATCTTGACTCATGGTCACGAAGATCACATAGGTGCTTTGCCGTTCATCTTGCCCAAGCTGGATGTTCCTATATACGGGACAAAGCTAACGCTGGGGATGGTCGCAAACAAATTCTTGGATGTGGCTCCAGATTATCCGCTACAGATGAACGAGTTCAAGGCAGGAGATGTGTTCAAATTAGGTAAAAACTTTAAAGTTAAGACGATTTCTGTGTGTCATTCCATACCCGATGGTGTAGGCCTCGCCATAGAAACCCCTGTGGGCACAGTGGTACACACAGGAGATTTCAAGCTGGACCCCACGCCTGTGGACGGAAAGGAGACGGATTATGCAGCCTTTGCCGAGCTGGGTAAAAAAGGCGTACTGTTGATGCTGTCCGATTCCACTAATGTGGAAAGGAGCGGTTTTACTCCTTCAGAGCGTGTTATAGGGTCGACCCTGGAACGGCTTTTCCGCCAGTACAGGAACAAAAGGATCGTGATAGCAGCCTTCGCCAGCAACCTGCACAGGGCCCAACTGGTCTTCAACGCTGCAGCGGCCTTCAACAGGAAGGTTGCCCTTGTAGGCCGGAGCATGATTCAAAATGTTAGGCTGGCAAGGGAGCTTGGCTATATTACTGCTGAGGATGACCTTTTTGTGAAAGCCGAGGACATAGAGAAAATGCCTGCAAAGAAGATGGTGGTGTTCACCACAGGAAGCCAAGGTGAACCCTTTTCAGGGTTGGTGCTGATGAGTAAGGGCGAACATAGGCATATAACGTTGAACTCCAAGGATGTGGTAGCTGTCTTCGCCTCTCCCATTCCGGGAAATGAAAAGCTGGTTAGCAGGACCATAAATCAGCTTTTTTCCTGCGGTTGTGATGTGGTCTACGACAAGGACCAGCAAGTACATGTGTCTGGTCACGCATCAAGAGAGGAACTGAAGATGATGTTGAGCCTTGTGAAGCCCAGATATTTTGTGCCTGTCCACGGTGAGTACAGGCACTTGGTTAGGCACGCGAATGTTGCCCAGGAGATGGGCATACCTAAGAAAAATATTTTTTTGATGCAAAACGGTGATATCTTAAGAATTACCGCCCACAAGGCCAGCCTTAAAAAAGCTGCAGCGCCGGCAGAGGGTGTTCTGGTGGACGGTATGGCTATAGGTGAGATGCAAGGAAGTTTGTTGAAAGAAAGAAAAGACTTGTCCGAGGAAGGGGTGATGGTGGTCTCCGTAGTTCTTGATTATAAAGGGAGATTGTTAGCGGATCCTGTGATAGAGACCATGGGCTTCATCCATATAAAGGACGCCGTTGTTTTGCGAGAGGAGCTTTTAAAGGTCATTAAGATAGCTCTTGAAAGGGCAAGGGGTAAAAGACCGGGGGATAAAGATTATTTGTCCTCAATCCTGAAGAGTCGCATAAAAGAGTCTTTGAAAAGATTAGGTGTGGCCGCAAGGTCCTCTCCTGTAATTTTGCCACTAATTTCTGTCGTGGAAAGGTAA
- a CDS encoding MscS Mechanosensitive ion channel (PFAM: Mechanosensitive ion channel~COGs: COG0668 Small-conductance mechanosensitive channel~InterPro IPR006685~KEGG: aco:Amico_0566 MscS mechanosensitive ion channel~PFAM: MscS Mechanosensitive ion channel~SPTR: MscS Mechanosensitive ion channel), producing MVDKVIEKIFISEWFSPVLIVLIWLFADRLTARVLSRVLESTLNKFVFKNTDLTPIELATRQKRVNTLRKLAIDVLRVILFAVALLMFLDSLGINIMPALTGLGLAGLAISLAAQNLLRDFLNGFIAILEDHFAVGDVVTIAGRSGVVEKFTLRATYLKDLDGNHIIVPNGMIGEVINATKHWSQAQIKVGVSYHADIKKALAVMREVAESLAKDFPEKILELTDVQGILEFEDSAIILRALIKTAPGEQWFVGREYRLRLKEAFDREGINIPFPQMDVWVKETPFSKDQKINA from the coding sequence GTGGTAGATAAAGTGATAGAGAAAATATTTATAAGTGAGTGGTTCTCTCCCGTTTTGATAGTCTTGATTTGGCTTTTTGCGGATCGCCTTACTGCAAGGGTTTTAAGTAGGGTTTTGGAGTCAACGCTGAATAAATTTGTATTCAAGAATACAGACCTCACTCCCATAGAGCTAGCGACCAGGCAAAAGAGAGTCAACACCCTCAGAAAATTGGCGATAGATGTATTGAGAGTTATTTTGTTCGCGGTGGCACTTTTGATGTTCTTGGATAGCCTGGGCATAAATATAATGCCGGCCCTGACGGGTCTGGGATTGGCAGGGCTTGCCATATCCTTGGCTGCTCAAAACCTGCTTAGAGATTTTTTAAACGGATTTATCGCCATCTTGGAGGACCACTTCGCAGTGGGAGATGTGGTCACCATAGCTGGTCGTTCAGGAGTGGTGGAGAAATTTACCCTTAGAGCTACCTATTTGAAGGACCTGGACGGCAACCACATAATAGTTCCCAATGGAATGATCGGAGAGGTTATAAATGCGACCAAGCATTGGTCGCAAGCTCAGATAAAGGTGGGGGTTTCTTATCACGCCGACATAAAGAAAGCCTTGGCGGTCATGAGGGAAGTGGCTGAGAGTTTGGCGAAGGATTTCCCAGAGAAGATACTGGAGCTGACGGATGTTCAAGGGATTTTAGAGTTTGAAGATAGTGCCATAATATTACGGGCGCTTATAAAGACAGCTCCGGGAGAACAGTGGTTCGTTGGGAGAGAATATAGGCTCAGGCTCAAAGAGGCCTTCGACAGAGAGGGCATAAATATCCCTTTCCCCCAAATGGACGTTTGGGTGAAGGAAACACCTTTTTCCAAGGATCAAAAGATCAACGCGTAG
- a CDS encoding protein of unknown function DUF77 (PFAM: Domain of unknown function DUF77~TIGRFAM: uncharacterized protein, MTH1187 family~COGs: COG0011 conserved hypothetical protein~InterPro IPR002767~KEGG: hmo:HM1_0509 hypothetical protein~PFAM: protein of unknown function DUF77~SPTR: Hypothetical Cytosolic Protein): protein MGKVIAEVVIVPHGTGSTSLSPYVAEVEKILRSYDLKVMLTPMGTILEGELDTVLKAVRAAHEAPFKAGALRVGTTIRIDDRRDKNASMEQKVKSVEEKLKD, encoded by the coding sequence ATGGGAAAGGTAATTGCAGAGGTCGTAATCGTACCTCACGGAACTGGTTCAACTAGCCTGAGCCCCTATGTTGCTGAAGTAGAAAAAATCCTGCGCAGTTACGACCTTAAAGTCATGCTCACTCCGATGGGAACCATATTAGAGGGAGAACTGGACACCGTTCTTAAAGCAGTAAGAGCAGCTCATGAAGCCCCATTCAAGGCTGGAGCACTGCGAGTAGGAACAACAATAAGAATCGACGATAGAAGGGACAAAAACGCCAGCATGGAACAAAAGGTTAAATCAGTGGAAGAAAAACTAAAAGACTAA